In a single window of the Cucumis melo cultivar AY chromosome 11, USDA_Cmelo_AY_1.0, whole genome shotgun sequence genome:
- the LOC103502049 gene encoding uncharacterized protein LOC103502049 — translation MAVANRTAISRALDFSRLSSSFIRTFTSSSPSTSSSNPNASPSSSQTKRRKKKKNLFEVIQFLPNWGVGYHVAKSHWDEISYQITKINLYKSGTHGKAWGIAHKNGMPIVEAPKKISGVHKRCWKYIASLPRLGESKTSAEVQTS, via the exons ATGGCTGTCGCCAACAGAACTGCGATCAGTCGAGCCCTAGATTTCTCTAGGTTATCTTCTTCCTTTATCAGAACCTTCACCTCCTCTTCGCCCTCAACCTCCTCTTCCAACCCCAATGCCTCGCCTTCTTCATCTCAAACCaaacggaggaagaagaagaagaacctcTTCGAAGTAATTCAGTTTTTGCCCAACTGGGGAGTTGGATACCATGTCGCCAAATCTCACTGGGATGAAATTTCCTACCAGATCACCAAAATCAATCTCTACAAG aGTGGCACGCACGGCAAGGCATGGGGCATTGCTCATAAAAATG GCATGCCGATTGTTGAAGCTCCAAAGAAAATCAGCGGAGTTCACAAGCGCTGCTGGAAGTATATCGCTAGCTTGCCACGTTTGGGAGAAAGCAAAACATCAGCTGAAGTTCAGACTTCATGA
- the LOC103502048 gene encoding neutral ceramidase 1 isoform X2 — MEFVSLFNFSIRRPCEALFWIFAFLLLQNSESSSSSDSNYLIGLGSYDITGPAADVNMMGYANMEQIASGVHFRLRARTFIVAEPQGERVVFVNLDACMASQLVTIKLLQRLKERYGDLYTEKNVAISGIHTHAGPGGYLQYIIYIVTSLGFVRQSFDVLVNGIENSIIQAHENLRPGSIFINKGKLLDAGVNRSPSAYLNNPAEERGKYKYNVDKEMTLLKFVDLEWGPIGSFSWFATHGTSMSRTNSLISGDNKGAAARFMEDWFEKKSGISSVFNISVDDRIPRRVSSIIPDLFINHHELLELAASFQSPSGRSATRILSSSRRVRGALRNAEKPQFVSAFCQSNCGDVSPNVLGAFCIDTGLPCDFNHSTCNGKNELCYGRGPGYPDEFESTRIIGKRQFRKAVALFSNASEQLQGKVDYRHSYVDFSKLEVTIERGGTTEVVQTCPAAMGYSFAAGTTDGPGAFDFEQGDDKGNPFWKHIRNFLKKPKKEQIDCQHPKPILLDTGEMTKPYYWAPSILPIQILRVGQLIILGVPGEFSTMAGRRLRDAVKTVLTDGDKSEFSDDIHIVIAGLTNSYSQYVTTFEEYQVQRYEGASTLYGPHTLSAYIQEFKKLARSLVDGQAVAAGPQPPDLLDKQISFLPSVVMDTTPHSVKFGDVESDVPKNSTFKRGDTVTVTFWSACPRNDLMTEGTYALVEILHDKKLWVPAYDDDDFCLRFKWSRPFKLSSQSHATIEWRIPKSATPGVYRITHFGAAKRLFGSISHFTGSSSAFGVM, encoded by the exons ATGGAGTTTGTTTCTCTGTTTAATTTCAGTATTCGGAGACCTTGTGAAGCTCTGTTTTGGATTTTTGCCTTTCTATTGCTGCAGAATAGTGAAAGCTCCTCCTCTTCGGATTCCAATTATTTGATCGGACTTGGAAGCTATGATATCACTGGACCGGCGGCGGATGTTAATATGATGGGATATGCTAATATGGAACAGATTGCGTCTGGAGTTCACTTCAGATTGCGAGCTCGTACATTTATTGTCGCAGAGCCACAAGGAGAAAGGGTTGTATTTGTTAATCTCGATGCTTGCATGGCCTCGCAGCTGGTCACAATCAAGTTGCTTCAGAGATTGAAGGAAAG GTATGGAGACCTTTACACGGAAAAGAATGTAGCCATTAGTGGAATTCATACACATGCTGGACCAGGTGGTTATCTTCAGTACATTATATACATAGTGACGTCTCTTGGATTTGTGCGGCAGTCATTTGATGTCCTTGTAAATGGTATTGAGAACAGCATTATACAGGCTCATGAGAATCTGCGTCCAGGATCTATTTTCATAAACAAGG GAAAGCTTTTAGATGCAGGTGTGAACCGCAGCCCTAGTGCATATCTCAATAACCCTGCAGAAGAGCGCGGAAAATACAAATACAATGTTGACAAGGAGATGACACTATTGAAATTTGTGGATCTAGAATGGGGCCCTATTGGAAGCTTTAGTTGGTTTGCAACTCATGGAACTTCTATGAGTCGTACAAACTCATTGATTAGTGGGGATAACAAAGGGGCCGCCGCAAGATTCATGGAGGATTGGTTTGAGAAAAAAAGTGGGATCAGCTCAGTTTTTAATATATCTGTAGATGACAGAATCCCTCGAAGAGTCTCAAGCATAATACCTGACCTTTTCATCAATC ATCATGAGTTACTTGAGCTTGCTGCATCTTTCCAGTCTCCTTCTGGTAGATCAGCAACCAGAATTCTAAGTTCTTCAAGGCGTGTCAGGGGTGCCCTCAGGAATGCTGAAAAACCTCAATTTGTGTCAGCATTTTGTCAATCAAACTGCGGTGATGTTAGCCCGAATGTTCTTGGAGCCTTCTGTATAGATACTGGACTTCCATGTGATTTCAATCACAGTACCTGTAATGGGAAGAATGAACTATGCTATGGCCGAGGACCAGG TTATCCTGATGAGTTTGAAAGCACACGGATCATAGGAAAGAGACAATTCAGAAAAGCAGTTGCTCTATTTAGTAATGCATCAGAGCAGTTACAAGGAAAGGTTGACTACCGTCACTCATATGTTGACTTCTCTAAGCTTGAGGTCACTATTGAACGTGGAGGAACTACTGAAGTGGTGCAAACGTGTCCTGCTGCAATGGGGTATTCATTTGCTGCTGGAACCACTGATGGACCCGGTGCTTTTGATTTTGAGCAAGGAGATGACAAG GGAAATCCTTTCTGGAAGCACATAcgtaattttttaaagaaaccAAAGAAGGAACAAATTGATTGTCAACACCCGAAGCCCATCTTACTGGATACTGGTGAAATGACAAAACCGTATTATTGGGCT CCTTCAATACTTCCCATCCAAATCCTCCGAGTAGGGCAGCTAATCATTCTTGGAGTACCTGGAG AATTTTCAACAATGGCTGGGAGGCGACTTCGTGATGCTGTGAAAACCGTGCTAACTGATGGAGATAAAAGTGAATTCAGTGATGACATTCATATTGTTATTGCAGGATTGACAAATTCTTATTCACAGTATGTGACCACTTTTGAAGAGTACCAAGTGCAAAGATATGAG GGCGCTTCTACTTTATACGGTCCTCATACTCTAAGTGCCTACATTCAGGAGTTTAAGAAACTTGCCCGCTCCCTCGTTGATGGCCAAGCAGTTGCTGCCGGGCCTCAACCACCAGATTTACTGGACAAGCAGATAAGCTTTCTACCATCTGTCGTGATGGATACAACTCCACATTCAGTAAAATTTGGGGATGTAGAATCTGATGTTCCCAAGAATTCCACCTTCAAGAGAGGCGATACAGTAACAGTTACCTTCTGGTCAGCCTGTCCTCGGAACGATCTTATGACTGAAGGTACATATGCACTGGTGGAAATTCTCCATGACAAAAAGCTGTGGGTTCCAGCCTATGACGACGACGATTTCTGCCTACGTTTTAAGTGGTCGAGACCGTTCAAGCTTAGCAGTCAAAGCCATGCAACCATAGAATGGAGAATCCCTAAAAGTGCAACCCCAGGAGTGTACAGAATAACACACTTTGGGGCAGCAAAAAGGCTTTTTGGATCAATAAGCCATTTCACAGGGTCATCTAGTGCTTTTGGTGTAATGTAA
- the LOC103502048 gene encoding neutral ceramidase 1 isoform X1, protein MEFVSLFNFSIRRPCEALFWIFAFLLLQNSESSSSSDSNYLIGLGSYDITGPAADVNMMGYANMEQIASGVHFRLRARTFIVAEPQGERVVFVNLDACMASQLVTIKLLQRLKERYGDLYTEKNVAISGIHTHAGPGGYLQYIIYIVTSLGFVRQSFDVLVNGIENSIIQAHENLRPGSIFINKGKLLDAGVNRSPSAYLNNPAEERGKYKYNVDKEMTLLKFVDLEWGPIGSFSWFATHGTSMSRTNSLISGDNKGAAARFMEDWFEKKSGISSVFNISVDDRIPRRVSSIIPDLFINHHELLELAASFQSPSGRSATRILSSSRRVRGALRNAEKPQFVSAFCQSNCGDVSPNVLGAFCIDTGLPCDFNHSTCNGKNELCYGRGPGYPDEFESTRIIGKRQFRKAVALFSNASEQLQGKVDYRHSYVDFSKLEVTIERGGTTEVVQTCPAAMGYSFAAGTTDGPGAFDFEQGDDKVIIMLIRNINSISLTLAIYLIYQGNPFWKHIRNFLKKPKKEQIDCQHPKPILLDTGEMTKPYYWAPSILPIQILRVGQLIILGVPGEFSTMAGRRLRDAVKTVLTDGDKSEFSDDIHIVIAGLTNSYSQYVTTFEEYQVQRYEGASTLYGPHTLSAYIQEFKKLARSLVDGQAVAAGPQPPDLLDKQISFLPSVVMDTTPHSVKFGDVESDVPKNSTFKRGDTVTVTFWSACPRNDLMTEGTYALVEILHDKKLWVPAYDDDDFCLRFKWSRPFKLSSQSHATIEWRIPKSATPGVYRITHFGAAKRLFGSISHFTGSSSAFGVM, encoded by the exons ATGGAGTTTGTTTCTCTGTTTAATTTCAGTATTCGGAGACCTTGTGAAGCTCTGTTTTGGATTTTTGCCTTTCTATTGCTGCAGAATAGTGAAAGCTCCTCCTCTTCGGATTCCAATTATTTGATCGGACTTGGAAGCTATGATATCACTGGACCGGCGGCGGATGTTAATATGATGGGATATGCTAATATGGAACAGATTGCGTCTGGAGTTCACTTCAGATTGCGAGCTCGTACATTTATTGTCGCAGAGCCACAAGGAGAAAGGGTTGTATTTGTTAATCTCGATGCTTGCATGGCCTCGCAGCTGGTCACAATCAAGTTGCTTCAGAGATTGAAGGAAAG GTATGGAGACCTTTACACGGAAAAGAATGTAGCCATTAGTGGAATTCATACACATGCTGGACCAGGTGGTTATCTTCAGTACATTATATACATAGTGACGTCTCTTGGATTTGTGCGGCAGTCATTTGATGTCCTTGTAAATGGTATTGAGAACAGCATTATACAGGCTCATGAGAATCTGCGTCCAGGATCTATTTTCATAAACAAGG GAAAGCTTTTAGATGCAGGTGTGAACCGCAGCCCTAGTGCATATCTCAATAACCCTGCAGAAGAGCGCGGAAAATACAAATACAATGTTGACAAGGAGATGACACTATTGAAATTTGTGGATCTAGAATGGGGCCCTATTGGAAGCTTTAGTTGGTTTGCAACTCATGGAACTTCTATGAGTCGTACAAACTCATTGATTAGTGGGGATAACAAAGGGGCCGCCGCAAGATTCATGGAGGATTGGTTTGAGAAAAAAAGTGGGATCAGCTCAGTTTTTAATATATCTGTAGATGACAGAATCCCTCGAAGAGTCTCAAGCATAATACCTGACCTTTTCATCAATC ATCATGAGTTACTTGAGCTTGCTGCATCTTTCCAGTCTCCTTCTGGTAGATCAGCAACCAGAATTCTAAGTTCTTCAAGGCGTGTCAGGGGTGCCCTCAGGAATGCTGAAAAACCTCAATTTGTGTCAGCATTTTGTCAATCAAACTGCGGTGATGTTAGCCCGAATGTTCTTGGAGCCTTCTGTATAGATACTGGACTTCCATGTGATTTCAATCACAGTACCTGTAATGGGAAGAATGAACTATGCTATGGCCGAGGACCAGG TTATCCTGATGAGTTTGAAAGCACACGGATCATAGGAAAGAGACAATTCAGAAAAGCAGTTGCTCTATTTAGTAATGCATCAGAGCAGTTACAAGGAAAGGTTGACTACCGTCACTCATATGTTGACTTCTCTAAGCTTGAGGTCACTATTGAACGTGGAGGAACTACTGAAGTGGTGCAAACGTGTCCTGCTGCAATGGGGTATTCATTTGCTGCTGGAACCACTGATGGACCCGGTGCTTTTGATTTTGAGCAAGGAGATGACAAGGTAATAATTATGTTAATAAGAAATATCAATTCCATCTCATTgactctcgccatctatttAATTTATCAGGGAAATCCTTTCTGGAAGCACATAcgtaattttttaaagaaaccAAAGAAGGAACAAATTGATTGTCAACACCCGAAGCCCATCTTACTGGATACTGGTGAAATGACAAAACCGTATTATTGGGCT CCTTCAATACTTCCCATCCAAATCCTCCGAGTAGGGCAGCTAATCATTCTTGGAGTACCTGGAG AATTTTCAACAATGGCTGGGAGGCGACTTCGTGATGCTGTGAAAACCGTGCTAACTGATGGAGATAAAAGTGAATTCAGTGATGACATTCATATTGTTATTGCAGGATTGACAAATTCTTATTCACAGTATGTGACCACTTTTGAAGAGTACCAAGTGCAAAGATATGAG GGCGCTTCTACTTTATACGGTCCTCATACTCTAAGTGCCTACATTCAGGAGTTTAAGAAACTTGCCCGCTCCCTCGTTGATGGCCAAGCAGTTGCTGCCGGGCCTCAACCACCAGATTTACTGGACAAGCAGATAAGCTTTCTACCATCTGTCGTGATGGATACAACTCCACATTCAGTAAAATTTGGGGATGTAGAATCTGATGTTCCCAAGAATTCCACCTTCAAGAGAGGCGATACAGTAACAGTTACCTTCTGGTCAGCCTGTCCTCGGAACGATCTTATGACTGAAGGTACATATGCACTGGTGGAAATTCTCCATGACAAAAAGCTGTGGGTTCCAGCCTATGACGACGACGATTTCTGCCTACGTTTTAAGTGGTCGAGACCGTTCAAGCTTAGCAGTCAAAGCCATGCAACCATAGAATGGAGAATCCCTAAAAGTGCAACCCCAGGAGTGTACAGAATAACACACTTTGGGGCAGCAAAAAGGCTTTTTGGATCAATAAGCCATTTCACAGGGTCATCTAGTGCTTTTGGTGTAATGTAA
- the LOC103502048 gene encoding neutral ceramidase 1 isoform X3: MEFVSLFNFSIRRPCEALFWIFAFLLLQNSESSSSSDSNYLIGLGSYDITGPAADVNMMGYANMEQIASGVHFRLRARTFIVAEPQGERVVFVNLDACMASQLVTIKLLQRLKERYGDLYTEKNVAISGIHTHAGPGGYLQYIIYIVTSLGFVRQSFDVLVNGIENSIIQAHENLRPGSIFINKGKLLDAGVNRSPSAYLNNPAEERGKYKYNVDKEMTLLKFVDLEWGPIGSFSWFATHGTSMSRTNSLISGDNKGAAARFMEDWFEKKSGISSVFNISVDDRIPRRVSSIIPDLFINHHELLELAASFQSPSGRSATRILSSSRRVRGALRNAEKPQFVSAFCQSNCGDVSPNVLGAFCIDTGLPCDFNHSTCNGKNELCYGRGPGYPDEFESTRIIGKRQFRKAVALFSNASEQLQGKVDYRHSYVDFSKLEVTIERGGTTEVVQTCPAAMGYSFAAGTTDGPGAFDFEQGDDKGNPFWKHIRNFLKKPKKEQIDCQHPKPILLDTGEMTKPYYWAPSILPIQILRVGQLIILGVPGEFSTMAGRRLRDAVKTVLTDGDKSEFSDDIHIVIAGLTNSYSQYVTTFEEYQVQRYEEFKKLARSLVDGQAVAAGPQPPDLLDKQISFLPSVVMDTTPHSVKFGDVESDVPKNSTFKRGDTVTVTFWSACPRNDLMTEGTYALVEILHDKKLWVPAYDDDDFCLRFKWSRPFKLSSQSHATIEWRIPKSATPGVYRITHFGAAKRLFGSISHFTGSSSAFGVM; the protein is encoded by the exons ATGGAGTTTGTTTCTCTGTTTAATTTCAGTATTCGGAGACCTTGTGAAGCTCTGTTTTGGATTTTTGCCTTTCTATTGCTGCAGAATAGTGAAAGCTCCTCCTCTTCGGATTCCAATTATTTGATCGGACTTGGAAGCTATGATATCACTGGACCGGCGGCGGATGTTAATATGATGGGATATGCTAATATGGAACAGATTGCGTCTGGAGTTCACTTCAGATTGCGAGCTCGTACATTTATTGTCGCAGAGCCACAAGGAGAAAGGGTTGTATTTGTTAATCTCGATGCTTGCATGGCCTCGCAGCTGGTCACAATCAAGTTGCTTCAGAGATTGAAGGAAAG GTATGGAGACCTTTACACGGAAAAGAATGTAGCCATTAGTGGAATTCATACACATGCTGGACCAGGTGGTTATCTTCAGTACATTATATACATAGTGACGTCTCTTGGATTTGTGCGGCAGTCATTTGATGTCCTTGTAAATGGTATTGAGAACAGCATTATACAGGCTCATGAGAATCTGCGTCCAGGATCTATTTTCATAAACAAGG GAAAGCTTTTAGATGCAGGTGTGAACCGCAGCCCTAGTGCATATCTCAATAACCCTGCAGAAGAGCGCGGAAAATACAAATACAATGTTGACAAGGAGATGACACTATTGAAATTTGTGGATCTAGAATGGGGCCCTATTGGAAGCTTTAGTTGGTTTGCAACTCATGGAACTTCTATGAGTCGTACAAACTCATTGATTAGTGGGGATAACAAAGGGGCCGCCGCAAGATTCATGGAGGATTGGTTTGAGAAAAAAAGTGGGATCAGCTCAGTTTTTAATATATCTGTAGATGACAGAATCCCTCGAAGAGTCTCAAGCATAATACCTGACCTTTTCATCAATC ATCATGAGTTACTTGAGCTTGCTGCATCTTTCCAGTCTCCTTCTGGTAGATCAGCAACCAGAATTCTAAGTTCTTCAAGGCGTGTCAGGGGTGCCCTCAGGAATGCTGAAAAACCTCAATTTGTGTCAGCATTTTGTCAATCAAACTGCGGTGATGTTAGCCCGAATGTTCTTGGAGCCTTCTGTATAGATACTGGACTTCCATGTGATTTCAATCACAGTACCTGTAATGGGAAGAATGAACTATGCTATGGCCGAGGACCAGG TTATCCTGATGAGTTTGAAAGCACACGGATCATAGGAAAGAGACAATTCAGAAAAGCAGTTGCTCTATTTAGTAATGCATCAGAGCAGTTACAAGGAAAGGTTGACTACCGTCACTCATATGTTGACTTCTCTAAGCTTGAGGTCACTATTGAACGTGGAGGAACTACTGAAGTGGTGCAAACGTGTCCTGCTGCAATGGGGTATTCATTTGCTGCTGGAACCACTGATGGACCCGGTGCTTTTGATTTTGAGCAAGGAGATGACAAG GGAAATCCTTTCTGGAAGCACATAcgtaattttttaaagaaaccAAAGAAGGAACAAATTGATTGTCAACACCCGAAGCCCATCTTACTGGATACTGGTGAAATGACAAAACCGTATTATTGGGCT CCTTCAATACTTCCCATCCAAATCCTCCGAGTAGGGCAGCTAATCATTCTTGGAGTACCTGGAG AATTTTCAACAATGGCTGGGAGGCGACTTCGTGATGCTGTGAAAACCGTGCTAACTGATGGAGATAAAAGTGAATTCAGTGATGACATTCATATTGTTATTGCAGGATTGACAAATTCTTATTCACAGTATGTGACCACTTTTGAAGAGTACCAAGTGCAAAGATATGAG GAGTTTAAGAAACTTGCCCGCTCCCTCGTTGATGGCCAAGCAGTTGCTGCCGGGCCTCAACCACCAGATTTACTGGACAAGCAGATAAGCTTTCTACCATCTGTCGTGATGGATACAACTCCACATTCAGTAAAATTTGGGGATGTAGAATCTGATGTTCCCAAGAATTCCACCTTCAAGAGAGGCGATACAGTAACAGTTACCTTCTGGTCAGCCTGTCCTCGGAACGATCTTATGACTGAAGGTACATATGCACTGGTGGAAATTCTCCATGACAAAAAGCTGTGGGTTCCAGCCTATGACGACGACGATTTCTGCCTACGTTTTAAGTGGTCGAGACCGTTCAAGCTTAGCAGTCAAAGCCATGCAACCATAGAATGGAGAATCCCTAAAAGTGCAACCCCAGGAGTGTACAGAATAACACACTTTGGGGCAGCAAAAAGGCTTTTTGGATCAATAAGCCATTTCACAGGGTCATCTAGTGCTTTTGGTGTAATGTAA
- the LOC103502047 gene encoding proliferating cell nuclear antigen — MLELRLVQGSLLKKVLESIKDLVNDANFDCSATGFSLQAMDSSHVALVALLLRAEGFEHYRCDRNISMGMNLNNMSKMLKCAGNDDIITIKADDGSDTVTFMFESPTQDKISDFEMKLMDIDSEHLGIPDAEYHAIVRMPSVEFARICKDLSSIGDTVVISVTKEGVKFSTRGDIGSANIVCRQNTTVDKPEEATVIEMNEPVSLTFALRYMNSFTKATPLSNTVTISLSSDLPVVVEYKIAEMGYVRFYLAPKIEEDEDETKPQA; from the exons GTCTTGTGCAGGGTTCTCTCCTCAAGAAAGTCTTGGAATCGATCAAGGATTTGGTTAACGATGCCAACTTTGACTGTTCGGCCACTGGATTCTCGCTCCAAGCCATGGATTCGAGCCATGTTGCCCTGGTTGCTCTTCTCCTTCGAGCGGAGGGCTTCGAACATTATCGCTGCGATAGAAACATTTCCATGGGAATGAACTTGAATAACATGTCGAAAATGCTCAAGTGTGCTGGTAACGATGATATCATTACGATCAAGGCCGATGACGGCAGTGATACTGTCACTTTCATGTTTGAAAGCCCTA CTCAAGATAAGATTTCGGATTTTGAGATGAAATTGATGGACATCGACAGTGAGCATCTTGGAATTCCAGATGCAGAGTATCATGCTATTGTTAGGATGCCTTCTGTTGAGTTCGCTAGAATATGCAAAGATCTCAGCAGCATTGGTGATACCG TTGTAATTTCTGTGACGAAGGAGGGTGTAAAATTCTCAACAAGAGGTGATATTGGATCTGCCAATATTGTTTGCAGGCAGAATACCACAGTAGACAAG CCTGAAGAAGCAACAGTTATAGAGATGAATGAGCCGGTTTCTTTGACGTTTGCTTTAAGGTATATGAATTCCTTCACTAAGGCAACGCCCCTTTCAAACACGGTCACCATCAGCTTGTCCTCTGACCTACCTGTTGTTGTCGAATACAAAATAGCAGAGATGGGATATGTAAGGTTTTACTTGGCTCCCAAAATAGAAGAAGATGAGGATGAGACAAAGCCTCAAGCCTAA